GCGGCGCGCCCGTCTCGCCGTCGAGGCGCACGATGAGCGCGCGCGCCCGCTCGATGAGGGCGTCCATGCGCTCGCCCTGCTTCTCGGCGACGCCCGGCGCAAAGCGCGCGTAGTCGCAGTCCTCGAGCAGCCCTCGCGTGAGCGCGCAGGACTCCTCGGCGGCGCCGGCCGCGCGCAGGCCGCTCTCGGCCGCATCGCCGGTGAGGCCGGCCGCCGAGAGCTTCAGGCGATCGGCGAGATAGCCGCGCAGGCCGACGGCCAGCGCGGTGCAGAAGCCGTCGTAGTCGCCGGCCGCGCGCGCCTGCTGCGCCGCGCGCAGGCGGGTCGCGGCGACCTTCAGCGCCCCGCGCGCGCGGGTGCCCGCCGCATCGGCCAGCTCGGCCTCGCGACGGCGTCGCCAGACCCAGGTGCCGGCGACCAGCGGCCAGGGCAGCGCGAGGAAGATCCAGAAGGCCGGCGAGCGGGGGAAACGCTTGCCGTCCTCGGCGAGCAGCGGCTGCGTCTTGATGTGGTGGACGTCCTTGCCCAGCAGCTCCACGCGGTCCGGCCGCAGATCGCCGAAGACCACCGGCGCCGTCTCCTGGCCCGTGCCCGGCGCCACCTGCAGCGTGATCGGCTGGGTGGTCTCGGTGCGGTAGCGGCCCTGCGTGGGATCGAACCAGGCGTACTCGATCGCGGGCAGCGTGAAGCGTCCTTCCTCGCGCGGCACGATCACGCGCGTGAAGCGCTTGTCGACGCGGATGCGCTCGCCGTCCACCTTGGTCTTGCTGTCGAGCTCGGCGTCGTAGGCCTTGAAGGCGGGGCCGGGCTCGTAGCTCGGCTCGGCGAAGGCGCGCGGGTTGCCGAGGCCGCTGAGCGCGATCGTTACCGTGAGCGGCTGGCCGGCGGCGTAGGGCCCGGGATCGACGCGCAGGTCGAGGCTGAGCTGCTCGGCGACGGTGCCCTGGAAGTTCGCGGGCCGGCCGGCGCTGGGCAGGGGCAGCACCTCGACCGCAAGCTCGGGCGTGCGCAGGAGCTTCTCGGGGCCGGCGTCGAAGGCGAACAGATCCCAGCGGCTGCGGTCGCGCAGGCGCACCTGGACGCCGGCCGCGCCGACCTTGAGCGTCCCCGGCTCGCTGGGGAAGAGAGCCATGCGCAGCTCGGTGGCCGCGTAGTTGACGCCGTCTACCGAGCGGAAGCCGCTGATCTCGTCACCGAGGGGCTCGGTCCAGAAGCCGGTGAACTCGGGCGGCGCGTACTGCGGCGTGCCGAGGAAGCTCACGGTCGGCTTGCGAAAGAGCGCGAAGTGGTGCGTGAGTTGCTGGCCGACATAGACGCGCTCGCGGTCCAGCCAGGAGCGCACGAAGACGTCGCGGTTGCCGGCACCCGCATCCTCGCGCCCGCCGCGCCGCGCGGGCGGCGCGCTGGGCTGGCCCGCGGGCGGGGCGCCGGGTGCGGGGGCGCCGCTGCCGGCCGGAGCGACCTGCAGGTCGAGGCGCCGCGTCTGGTAGACCTTGCCCTTC
This region of bacterium genomic DNA includes:
- a CDS encoding tetratricopeptide repeat protein, which encodes MRRPLLALSLALALATLVAPAPRADDEVQIDATLDTQSPVEGESFNLTITITGPMRGSEAPLLPEMADFALAGSSSSSSFSFVNGQTSSSKIYRYTLVPLKSGQLQIPAIPVRVKGKVYQTRRLDLQVAPAGSGAPAPGAPPAGQPSAPPARRGGREDAGAGNRDVFVRSWLDRERVYVGQQLTHHFALFRKPTVSFLGTPQYAPPEFTGFWTEPLGDEISGFRSVDGVNYAATELRMALFPSEPGTLKVGAAGVQVRLRDRSRWDLFAFDAGPEKLLRTPELAVEVLPLPSAGRPANFQGTVAEQLSLDLRVDPGPYAAGQPLTVTIALSGLGNPRAFAEPSYEPGPAFKAYDAELDSKTKVDGERIRVDKRFTRVIVPREEGRFTLPAIEYAWFDPTQGRYRTETTQPITLQVAPGTGQETAPVVFGDLRPDRVELLGKDVHHIKTQPLLAEDGKRFPRSPAFWIFLALPWPLVAGTWVWRRRREAELADAAGTRARGALKVAATRLRAAQQARAAGDYDGFCTALAVGLRGYLADRLKLSAAGLTGDAAESGLRAAGAAEESCALTRGLLEDCDYARFAPGVAEKQGERMDALIERARALIVRLDGETGAPRRGRRLPIGLGLIALAALLAATGLAPRALAADSLEQRMADAAARYEADDFAGATGIWESLAREGLEDSHLWYNLGNAYYQQGDLGRAILSYRRAERLAPRDAQLRDNLALARARRADGDQVAAGGSAAPRAWRGLRSRVSSGEFAVAGLVLLWLTAALAVLGLLRVLAWRRLRWPLVGLGVLLPLVSIAAWTAEWQDWNGREAVLLAPQVGVTSGPGADFLTLFQIHAGAELRVEEERGDWLRVSLGEQLEGWIPRGSCQTL